A single region of the Raphanus sativus cultivar WK10039 chromosome 1, ASM80110v3, whole genome shotgun sequence genome encodes:
- the LOC130497768 gene encoding uncharacterized protein LOC130497768: protein MSNLTKLEINALDITGNNYMTWAVGARMHLRGSGLLETIDNTKMVSDEKKAKAMIFLRHHIHDGLKDEYITKENPGNLWQSLKERFDHQKYVILPKAKHEWIHLRFQDYKSVSEFNSAMFGITSRMILCGEKISDYDMIKKTLSTFHPENVVLQQQYLVNGFKRYSELMKILLVAEQNNQLVLLNHQARLTGSAPFPEVNVASSSYDNWRGRGRGRGRGRNHGRGRGRGRRFHPYDERTKKDSKRMKGAGMIKGKQKRFATDVA from the coding sequence ATGTCGAATTTGACAAAGCTCGAAATTAATGCCCTGGATATTACGGGAAATAACTATATGACCTGGGCAGTAGGTGCAAGAATGCACCTAAGAGGTAGCGGACTTTTGGAAACCATCGATAATACTAAAATGGTGTCGGATGAGAAAAAGGCTAAAGCCATGATATTTTTACGACACCACATACATGATGGTTTAAAAGATGAATATATTACGAAAGAGAATCCTGGGAACCTCTGGCAATCTCTTAAAGAGAGGTTTGATCACCAAAAGTATGTGATCTTACCAAAAGCCAAACACGAGTGGATCCATCTCCGGTTCCAGGACTACAAAAGTGTAAGTGAGTTTAATTCTGCTATGTTCGGAATTACTTCAAGGATGATATTATGTGGAGAGAAAATAAGCGATTATGATATGATCAAGAAAACTCTCTCCACGTTCCATCCTGAAAATGTAGTCCTGCAGCAACAGTACCTGGTGAATGGATTTAAGCGTTATTCGGAGTTGATGAAAATCCTCCTTGTAGCGGAACAAAATAATCAACTCGTGTTATTAAACCATCAGGCTCGTCTCACTGGATCTGCTCCATTCCCCGAAGTGAATGTTGCATCATCCAGTTATGATAATTGGAGAGGACGAGGACGTGGACGTGGTCGAGGTCGAAATCATGGTCGTgggagaggacgaggaagaagattcCATCCGTATGATGAAAGAACTAAAAAGGACTCCAAGAGAATGAAAGGGGCCGGGATGATAAAAGGCAAACAGAAAAGGTTTGCTACAGATGTGGCATGA